A window of Primulina tabacum isolate GXHZ01 chromosome 4, ASM2559414v2, whole genome shotgun sequence contains these coding sequences:
- the LOC142543417 gene encoding sugar transport protein 13-like gives MAGGGFAASSGGTEFEAKITPIVIISCILAATGGLMFGYDVGISGGVTSMPDFLKKFFPTVYERTTAPRLKSNYCKYDNQGLQLFTSSLYLAGLTATFFASYTTRRLGRRLTMLIAGFFFVAGVVLNAAAQDLAMLIIGRILLGCGVGFANQAVPLFLSEIAPTRIRGGLNILFQLNVTIGILFANLVNYGTSKIDGWGWRLSLGLAGIPAGLLTLGALLVTDTPNSLIERGHLDEGKVVLKRIRGTENVEPEFLELVEASRIAKQVKHPFKNLLTRRNRPQLIIAVALQIFQQFTGINAIMFYAPVLFDTLGFGGDASLYSAVITGAVNVVSTVVSIYSVDKLGRRMLLLEAGFQMFLSQVVIAIILGIKVSDHSDDLHHGYAIFVVIMVCTFVSAFAWSWGPLGWLIPSETFPLETRSAGQSVTVCVNLLFTFVIAQAFLSMLCHFKYGIFLFFSSWVLVMSVFVFFLVPETKNVPIEEMTERVWKKHWLWKRFMDDDNVDEEFGKDGMKNGIAKGYNPNSQL, from the exons ATGGCAGGAGGAGGGTTTGCGGCCTCGTCCGGAGGGACTGAATTCGAGGCGAAGATAACCCCTATTGTCATTATCTCTTGTATCTTGGCGGCAACTGGAGGCCTCATGTTCGGATATGATGTTGGTATTTCAG GTGGAGTGACGTCAATGCCCGATTTCTTAAAGAAATTCTTCCCAACAGTCTACGAGAGGACGACTGCTCCGAGACTAAAGAGTAATTACTGCAAATATGATAATCAAGGGTTACAATTATTCACATCGTCCCTATATTTGGCTGGCCTTACTGCGACTTTCTTTGCTTCATACACAACAAGAAGGCTCGGGCGTAGGCTAACCATGCTGATTGCCGGGTTCTTCTTTGTTGCTGGAGTTGTTCTCAACGCTGCCGCCCAAGACCTGGCCATGCTTATCATCGGCAGGATTTTACTCGGTTGCGGGGTTGGTTTCGCGAATCAG GCAGTTCCATTGTTTCTATCAGAGATTGCGCCAACAAGAATACGTGGAGGACTCAACATTTTATTCCAACTCAATGTCACCATTGGAATACTCTTTGCCAACCTTGTTAATTACGGAACTTCCAA GATTGATGGATGGGGATGGAGGCTGTCTTTGGGGTTAGCAGGGATCCCTGCAGGGCTGCTGACTTTAGGTGCCTTGCTCGTCACCGACACCCCAAACAGTCTGATCGAACGTGGTCATTTAGACGAAGGAAAAGTCGTGCTCAAACGAATTCGAGGTACAGAAAATGTGGAGCCCGAGTTCTTGGAACTCGTGGAGGCGAGTAGGATCGCCAAGCAAGTGAAACACCCTTTCAAAAATCTGCTAACGAGAAGGAATAGGCCTCAATTGATCATTGCTGTCGCCCTACAG ATTTTTCAACAATTTACGGGGATCAACGCGATCATGTTCTATGCGCCTGTCCTCTTTGACACCTTGGGGTTCGGAGGCGACGCTTCTTTGTATTCGGCTGTGATCACCGGTGCAGTCAATGTCGTATCTACTGTGGTATCGATTTACTCGGTCGATAAGTTGGGAAGGAGAATGCTCCTGCTGGAAGCCGGGTTCCAAATGTTTCTGTCACAAGTGGTCATAGCCATAATACTAGGCATCAAGGTGAGTGACCACTCAGATGATCTTCACCATGGTTACGCGATCTTCGTCGTGATCATGGTGTGTACGTTTGTATCGGCCTTCGCGTGGTCATGGGGACCTCTCGGATGGCTTATCCCCAGCGAGACGTTCCCCCTCGAGACTCGTTCAGCAGGGCAGAGTGTTACGGTGTGTGTCAACCTGCTTTTCACATTTGTGATTGCACAAGCCTTCTTATCAATGCTTTGCCACTTCAAGTACGGAATATTTTTGTTCTTTTCGAGTTGGGTTCTCGTTATGTCGGTTTTCGTGTTCTTCTTGGTGCCGGAGACGAAGAACGTGCCGATCGAGGAGATGACGGAGAGGGTATGGAAGAAACATTGGTTGTGGAAGAGGTTCATGGATGATGATAACGTGGATGAGGAATTTGGGAAGGATGGCATGAAAAACGGGATTGCCAAAGGATATAATCCTAATTCTCAATTATGA